A region from the Sphingomonas brevis genome encodes:
- a CDS encoding ATP-binding protein — MAQDQLGLFDKSPDQRETRFSLAVVALLIVALLVILPVRGIRLHEVQAFIPMIDGIMFVGELITATLLYAQAIVFRSRALIVLATGFVFAALLLIPHMLTFPGAFAPDGLLGAGVNTTAWIYTIRRAALPIAILAYVHFKQADASSHPGVERPSVRIMVWVWAAIAVAAAVTLIATRWHDLLPPFFVNHAERNQNYAAAYHFIVFAIYAAAAVALLRKRSSVLDLWLLVALAGWLVQALLNVVIDARFTVGWYGLFALMLFSNLIVMLALIAETSWLYSRLALSTAAQRREREARLVSMDTVTAAISHEVGQPLTAVALHASAGLNSLNKPRPDVEMAIRSFRAISESGQRTFDVIKSIRAMFAKGPNLQTEFDLNQLVRETASLMDRELAAKKITLELSLDEALAPINADRVQIQRVLVNLFANAIEALEPKRGRNRRIAIRSAQLNGHDLLLEVSDSGVGIAAESSERIFDPFFTTKATGTGLGLPLCRTIAEEHGGRLWASPSPDQGATFHLQLPIRRRHPHGPGTNVS, encoded by the coding sequence GTGGCGCAGGACCAATTGGGGCTCTTCGATAAGTCACCGGACCAGCGGGAAACGCGGTTCAGTCTCGCGGTCGTCGCCCTGCTGATCGTCGCACTGCTGGTCATCTTGCCGGTGCGCGGCATCAGGCTGCACGAGGTCCAGGCGTTCATCCCGATGATCGACGGCATCATGTTCGTCGGCGAGTTGATCACGGCCACCCTGCTCTATGCCCAGGCGATCGTCTTCAGGTCGCGGGCCTTGATCGTCCTGGCTACCGGATTTGTCTTTGCGGCACTGCTTCTTATCCCGCACATGCTCACTTTCCCGGGAGCCTTCGCACCGGATGGCCTGCTTGGCGCGGGGGTCAACACGACTGCCTGGATCTATACGATCCGGCGCGCCGCACTGCCGATCGCGATCCTTGCCTATGTTCACTTCAAGCAGGCCGACGCATCTTCTCATCCCGGCGTGGAAAGACCGTCGGTGAGGATCATGGTGTGGGTCTGGGCCGCAATCGCCGTTGCGGCAGCGGTCACGCTCATTGCCACCAGATGGCACGACCTGCTTCCGCCGTTCTTCGTCAATCATGCCGAGCGGAACCAAAACTACGCGGCCGCCTATCATTTTATCGTTTTCGCAATCTATGCCGCCGCGGCGGTTGCGCTTCTCCGAAAGCGCAGCTCGGTGCTTGATCTGTGGCTGCTTGTCGCCCTGGCCGGCTGGCTGGTCCAGGCATTGCTCAACGTAGTGATCGACGCCCGATTCACCGTAGGCTGGTATGGCCTGTTCGCCCTGATGCTCTTCTCGAACCTTATTGTGATGCTGGCATTGATCGCTGAAACCAGCTGGCTCTATTCGCGCCTGGCCCTGTCGACTGCCGCCCAAAGGCGAGAGCGCGAAGCCCGGCTGGTGTCGATGGACACCGTCACCGCCGCCATCTCTCATGAAGTCGGCCAGCCGCTTACTGCAGTCGCCCTACATGCCTCCGCAGGCCTCAATTCCCTGAACAAGCCGCGACCGGACGTTGAAATGGCCATTCGGTCTTTTCGGGCCATCAGCGAATCCGGGCAGCGGACCTTCGACGTGATCAAGAGCATCCGCGCGATGTTCGCCAAGGGACCCAATTTGCAAACCGAGTTCGACCTGAACCAGCTGGTGCGCGAAACGGCTTCATTGATGGACAGGGAACTGGCGGCCAAGAAAATTACGCTGGAGCTCTCGCTCGATGAGGCGTTGGCGCCAATCAACGCCGATCGAGTCCAGATCCAGCGGGTACTCGTCAACCTGTTCGCCAATGCAATCGAGGCGCTCGAACCAAAGCGCGGGCGGAACCGCCGTATTGCCATTCGTTCCGCGCAACTGAATGGGCACGATCTGCTGTTGGAAGTCAGCGATAGCGGTGTCGGCATTGCCGCCGAGAGCAGCGAGCGGATCTTCGACCCATTTTTCACCACGAAGGCGACCGGCACCGGCCTGGGCCTGCCGCTTTGCCGCACCATTGCTGAAGAGCATGGCGGGCGCCTCTGGGCTTCGCCTAGCCCGGACCAGGGGGCGACGTTTCACCTGCAACTTCCAATCAGGCGCCGCCACCCGCATGGCCCAGGTACCAACGTCAGTTAG
- a CDS encoding DUF6010 family protein — protein MSVAVEQSTSEAGHSHGQSIFARRPFLTAVLVGVGSLAPHFFLSPQASLGFSAVLIGLIAGIYFGFAVTRGSPRDQFVEFNVSGAFAVAGMIGLLVAPIVLPLTYFGHALWDLAHHNRWKLPLVSIPQWYVPWCVIIDVIVGAGLILLWRANGIL, from the coding sequence ATGTCCGTAGCAGTAGAACAAAGTACGTCAGAGGCAGGCCATTCGCATGGCCAGTCAATATTTGCGCGGCGGCCTTTTCTGACCGCGGTGCTGGTCGGCGTGGGCTCGCTCGCTCCGCACTTCTTCCTTTCGCCGCAGGCTTCGCTCGGCTTTTCCGCCGTGCTCATCGGCCTGATCGCCGGCATCTATTTCGGCTTCGCGGTGACGCGCGGATCGCCCCGCGACCAGTTCGTCGAATTCAACGTCAGCGGCGCCTTCGCGGTGGCGGGCATGATTGGCCTGCTGGTCGCACCGATTGTCCTGCCGCTGACCTATTTCGGCCATGCGCTGTGGGACCTGGCGCATCACAACCGTTGGAAGCTGCCGCTGGTCTCCATCCCGCAATGGTATGTGCCGTGGTGCGTGATCATCGATGTGATCGTCGGCGCCGGATTGATTCTGCTGTGGCGGGCGAACGGAATTCTCTGA
- the uvrB gene encoding excinuclease ABC subunit UvrB: MPIQIRTSLAEPETGETFVPHRPQRPDKAEGGKPFVLKSDYQPSGDQPTAIKELVEGIRDNGEVSQVLLGVTGSGKTYTMAQVIQATQRPALVLAPNKILAAQLYGEFKAYFPDNAVEFFVSYYDYYQPEAYVPRSDTYIEKESSVNEAIDRMRHSATRSLLERDDVIIVASVSCLYGIGSVETYSAMIFDLKKGESIDQREIIRKLVALQYKRNDQAFARGNFRVRGDSLEIFPSHYEDSAWRISFFGDEVEEITEFDPLTGKKTASLDTVRVFANSHYVTPGPTLKQAMEAIKHELAERLKELQAEGRLLEAQRLEQRTNFDLEMIAATGSCAGIENYSRFLTGRLPGEPPPTLFEYLPDNALLFVDESHQTVPQIGAMARGDHRRKITLAEYGFRLPSCIDNRPLRFNEWDAMRPQSVFVSATPGPWEMNETGGVFSEQVIRPTGLIDPPVEIKPVEDQVDDLVHEAKQTAAKGYRTLVTTLTKRMAEDLTEYLHEAGLRVRYMHSDVETLERIELIRDLRLGVYDVLVGINLLREGLDIPECGLVAILDADKEGFLRSETSLIQTIGRAARNIDGRVILYADTVTGSMERALAETGRRREKQVAYNEAHGITPASIKSHINDIMSDVTLRDGALVETGDEERPHLVGHNLRAYIGDLEERMRKAAADLEFEEAARLRDEIRRLEEDELGIPDPERVVPRPVGNSNQGKPGTRRTGFGKTQRRWGGKR; the protein is encoded by the coding sequence ATGCCGATTCAGATCCGTACCAGCCTCGCCGAACCGGAGACCGGCGAGACCTTTGTTCCGCATCGTCCGCAGCGGCCCGACAAGGCCGAGGGCGGGAAACCGTTCGTGCTCAAATCCGATTACCAGCCGTCGGGCGATCAGCCGACCGCGATCAAGGAGCTGGTCGAAGGCATCCGCGACAATGGCGAGGTGAGCCAGGTGCTGCTCGGCGTCACCGGGTCGGGAAAGACCTACACCATGGCGCAGGTCATCCAGGCGACCCAGCGCCCAGCGCTGGTGCTGGCGCCGAACAAGATCCTCGCCGCCCAGCTCTACGGGGAATTCAAGGCCTACTTCCCCGACAACGCCGTCGAGTTCTTCGTCAGCTACTACGATTATTACCAGCCCGAAGCCTATGTGCCGCGGTCCGACACCTACATCGAGAAGGAAAGCTCGGTGAACGAGGCGATCGACCGAATGCGCCACTCGGCGACGCGATCGCTGCTGGAGCGGGACGATGTGATCATCGTCGCCTCGGTCAGCTGCCTCTACGGCATCGGTTCGGTCGAAACTTATTCGGCGATGATCTTCGACCTGAAGAAGGGCGAGAGCATCGACCAGCGCGAGATCATCCGCAAGCTGGTCGCGCTGCAGTATAAGCGCAACGACCAGGCCTTTGCCCGCGGCAATTTCCGGGTGCGCGGCGACAGCCTGGAAATCTTCCCGTCGCACTATGAGGACAGCGCGTGGCGCATCAGCTTCTTCGGCGATGAGGTCGAGGAGATCACCGAATTCGACCCGTTGACCGGCAAGAAGACCGCCAGCCTCGACACTGTCCGAGTGTTCGCCAATTCGCACTATGTCACGCCCGGGCCGACGCTCAAGCAGGCGATGGAGGCGATCAAGCATGAGCTTGCCGAGCGGCTGAAGGAACTTCAGGCCGAAGGGCGGCTGCTCGAGGCGCAGCGGCTGGAGCAGCGGACCAATTTCGACCTGGAGATGATCGCCGCCACCGGGTCTTGCGCGGGGATCGAGAATTACTCGCGCTTCCTCACTGGCCGCTTGCCTGGCGAGCCGCCGCCAACCCTGTTTGAATATCTGCCGGACAACGCGCTGCTGTTTGTCGACGAGAGCCACCAGACGGTGCCGCAAATTGGGGCGATGGCGCGCGGCGACCATCGGCGGAAGATCACGCTGGCCGAATATGGCTTCCGCCTGCCGAGCTGCATCGACAACCGCCCGCTGCGCTTCAACGAATGGGATGCGATGCGCCCGCAATCGGTATTCGTCTCGGCAACGCCGGGCCCCTGGGAAATGAACGAGACCGGCGGCGTGTTCAGCGAACAGGTTATTCGCCCGACCGGGCTCATCGACCCGCCGGTCGAAATCAAGCCCGTCGAAGACCAGGTCGACGATCTGGTCCATGAAGCGAAGCAAACCGCCGCCAAAGGCTATCGCACCTTGGTCACCACGCTCACCAAGCGAATGGCCGAGGATTTGACCGAATATCTGCACGAGGCGGGCCTACGCGTCCGCTACATGCACAGCGACGTCGAAACGCTGGAACGCATCGAGCTGATCCGTGACTTGAGGCTCGGCGTCTATGACGTGCTGGTCGGCATCAACCTGCTGCGCGAGGGGCTCGATATTCCCGAATGCGGGCTAGTTGCGATCCTCGACGCCGACAAGGAAGGGTTCCTGCGTTCCGAAACGTCGCTGATCCAGACCATCGGCCGCGCCGCGCGCAACATCGACGGGCGGGTGATCCTCTACGCCGACACGGTCACCGGATCGATGGAGCGGGCATTGGCCGAGACCGGGCGGCGGCGCGAGAAGCAGGTCGCCTATAACGAGGCGCACGGCATCACCCCGGCCTCGATCAAGAGCCACATCAACGACATTATGAGCGACGTCACGCTGCGCGATGGAGCGCTGGTCGAAACCGGCGACGAGGAGCGGCCGCACCTCGTCGGCCACAATCTCCGTGCCTACATCGGCGACCTTGAGGAGCGGATGCGGAAAGCCGCCGCGGACCTTGAGTTCGAGGAAGCCGCCCGCCTTCGCGACGAGATCCGCCGGCTGGAAGAGGATGAGCTCGGCATCCCCGATCCCGAACGCGTCGTGCCGAGGCCGGTCGGCAACTCCAACCAGGGAAAACCGGGCACGCGGCGCACCGGCTTTGGCAAGACGCAGAGAAGGTGGGGCGGGAAGCGCTAG
- a CDS encoding DUF4199 domain-containing protein — protein sequence MTRYALIYGAIAGAIAGGVLTIGIASDFSNHTTSLWFGYLVMLVALSLIFVGVKRYRDVQCGGVVRFGKAFALGLAIATVAGLVYALMWETYLQVSGYDFMADYTRSVLKSMQAEGATPAAVQAKAAEMQSMAESYRNPLFRIPMTFIEIFPVGLLVALISAALLRNPKVLPARQR from the coding sequence ATGACTCGCTACGCATTGATTTATGGCGCGATCGCCGGTGCCATCGCCGGTGGCGTGCTGACCATCGGCATCGCCTCGGATTTCTCCAACCATACGACCAGCCTGTGGTTCGGCTATCTGGTGATGCTGGTCGCGCTGTCGCTGATTTTTGTCGGTGTGAAGCGCTACCGCGACGTCCAGTGCGGCGGGGTAGTCAGGTTTGGCAAGGCGTTCGCACTTGGGCTGGCCATCGCCACGGTGGCGGGGCTGGTCTACGCCCTAATGTGGGAAACTTATCTGCAGGTCTCGGGCTATGACTTCATGGCCGACTATACCCGGTCGGTACTCAAAAGCATGCAAGCCGAAGGTGCCACGCCGGCTGCGGTCCAGGCCAAGGCGGCTGAGATGCAGTCGATGGCGGAGAGCTACAGAAACCCGCTGTTCCGGATCCCGATGACTTTCATCGAGATTTTCCCGGTCGGGCTATTGGTGGCGCTGATCTCGGCCGCGCTGCTGCGCAACCCTAAGGTGCTGCCGGCGCGGCAGCGCTAG
- a CDS encoding response regulator transcription factor, with product MARTIILYALALAVAAALLQWIEYRYLAHAFSFEIYLALVAVGFLALGAWVARQLTPRAAPTPFEVNRAAVRSLGLTPREHEILERLASGQSNKELARALDISPNTIKTHLARLYEKLEVRNRVEAIEKARFLALIA from the coding sequence GTGGCGCGAACCATCATCCTCTACGCCCTGGCGCTCGCCGTCGCCGCGGCGCTGCTGCAATGGATCGAGTATCGCTACCTGGCCCACGCCTTCTCGTTCGAAATCTACCTCGCGCTGGTCGCCGTCGGCTTCCTCGCGCTCGGCGCCTGGGTCGCGCGCCAGCTCACTCCACGTGCCGCGCCAACGCCCTTTGAGGTCAACCGGGCGGCGGTCCGATCGCTCGGCCTCACGCCGCGCGAGCATGAGATTCTCGAGCGGCTGGCGTCGGGCCAGTCGAACAAGGAACTAGCGCGGGCGCTCGACATCTCACCCAACACGATCAAGACCCATCTCGCCCGCCTTTACGAGAAGCTTGAGGTCCGCAACCGCGTCGAGGCGATCGAGAAGGCACGCTTCCTCGCCCTGATCGCCTGA
- a CDS encoding L,D-transpeptidase family protein yields MAEPRGDEPVAVPRTIKQGIDFVYVDPQMSTVARRKQKPQNWLQRLFNPAANRRGAPNPLFDQLAQGLQQYQASWGRLPQTKIPAGAALKRGSTGKRVALLRTRLGLSGSGGYDDQLAQAVSSYQAVHGLGNPDGIAGKATIASLNRGSTYFARRIAINMERAYRLPAIRAFDRYVVVDSGAAEVYYFNRDRMADKMRVVVGAPKTKTPIMAVLMRNARVDPYWNVPPELVRSLTAKKVGEMGLSYFKDFHYEVLSDWGPNARIIDPKTVNWKGIASGKVKPTVHVRQLPGPWNSMRNMKFEMPNDFGIYLHDTPHDELFAQDERHLSNGCVRLEDYKRFAGWVFGYVPQSQNGLEAKVDLPRPVPVYMTYLTVAATANGVTFRPDIYGFDALAMPQMFGGSTEVATALDGTDLS; encoded by the coding sequence ATGGCTGAGCCGCGCGGCGACGAACCGGTCGCGGTTCCGCGGACCATCAAGCAGGGCATCGACTTCGTCTATGTCGACCCGCAGATGTCGACCGTCGCCCGGCGTAAGCAGAAGCCGCAGAACTGGCTGCAACGCCTGTTCAACCCAGCCGCCAACCGCCGCGGCGCGCCCAATCCGCTGTTCGACCAGCTGGCGCAAGGGCTGCAGCAATATCAGGCGAGCTGGGGCCGCCTACCGCAGACCAAGATTCCGGCCGGCGCGGCGCTGAAGCGCGGCTCGACCGGCAAGCGCGTCGCTTTGCTCCGCACCCGCCTTGGGCTGTCGGGCTCCGGTGGTTATGACGATCAGTTAGCGCAGGCCGTGTCGTCCTATCAGGCGGTGCACGGCCTCGGGAACCCCGACGGTATCGCCGGCAAGGCGACCATCGCTTCCCTGAACCGGGGTTCGACCTATTTTGCGCGGCGGATCGCGATCAACATGGAGCGGGCCTATCGCCTTCCGGCGATCCGCGCGTTCGACCGCTATGTGGTGGTCGATAGCGGCGCGGCGGAAGTCTATTATTTCAACCGCGACCGCATGGCCGACAAGATGCGCGTCGTGGTCGGCGCGCCAAAGACCAAGACCCCGATCATGGCGGTGCTGATGCGCAACGCCCGGGTCGATCCCTATTGGAACGTGCCGCCCGAACTGGTCCGCAGCCTCACCGCCAAGAAGGTCGGCGAAATGGGCCTCTCTTATTTCAAGGACTTCCATTACGAAGTGCTGTCGGACTGGGGCCCCAACGCCAGGATCATCGATCCAAAGACGGTCAACTGGAAAGGCATCGCCTCGGGCAAGGTCAAGCCCACGGTCCATGTCCGCCAGCTTCCCGGACCGTGGAATTCGATGCGCAACATGAAGTTCGAAATGCCCAACGATTTCGGCATCTACCTCCACGACACGCCGCATGACGAGCTGTTCGCGCAGGACGAGCGCCACCTCAGCAACGGCTGCGTCCGGCTGGAGGATTACAAGCGCTTCGCAGGCTGGGTGTTCGGCTATGTGCCGCAGTCGCAGAACGGGCTGGAGGCGAAAGTCGACCTGCCTCGGCCCGTGCCGGTTTACATGACCTATCTGACTGTCGCAGCGACGGCGAATGGAGTGACCTTCCGGCCCGACATTTATGGGTTCGATGCGCTGGCCATGCCGCAGATGTTCGGAGGGTCGACTGAGGTCGCGACCGCACTCGACGGGACCGACCTTTCATAA
- a CDS encoding S10 family peptidase, which yields MRLSITCALALALAAAPAMAQDKGGKDDKQAPAEKVVPQVHTTRLSGVFGGQKVNYGATIGETILSAEDGTQKAAIVTIAYVKEGRDPSRPVTFLFNGGPGSGTVWLQMGAFGPKRVAIPSDARDDGGPPYPLLDNPDSLLDVTDLVFIDPPGTGFSRLIGKTDPKEFYGVTADAKSVAEVIRRWLNENGRWNSPKYLGGESYGTTRSAAVVNQLEGSTYNDVGLNGIILISTVLDFAAGADTPGNELSYITNLPSMAAVALYHGKAEAPSVEQFTQEARAFAIGPYAAALLKGQNLGAEERASVRSRLAHFTGLSEAFLDRADLRVTPDRFWKELLRDRGLTVGRLDSRYTGKDYDSAGENIDNDPSFYGIDAGYTAAVNAWERDGLGFKTDREYQSISQLIPSWDWNLAGGRDTNAYLNVTPYIGRALRENSGLRVFVGQGYYDFATPFFAAEYALSRTGIPQDRVEFHYYHAGHMMYVRDEDRAKLTRDIRQFIRSR from the coding sequence ATGAGGCTTTCGATTACATGCGCGCTGGCGCTTGCCTTGGCGGCGGCGCCGGCAATGGCCCAGGACAAGGGCGGCAAGGACGACAAGCAGGCGCCGGCTGAGAAGGTCGTCCCGCAGGTTCATACGACGCGCCTCAGCGGCGTCTTCGGCGGGCAGAAGGTAAATTATGGCGCGACGATCGGCGAGACCATCCTGTCGGCCGAGGATGGCACGCAGAAGGCCGCGATCGTCACCATCGCTTACGTCAAGGAGGGGCGCGACCCGTCCCGGCCGGTCACCTTCCTGTTCAATGGCGGGCCCGGCTCAGGCACGGTCTGGCTGCAGATGGGTGCGTTCGGGCCGAAGCGGGTCGCGATCCCATCGGATGCTCGCGACGACGGCGGTCCGCCCTATCCGCTGCTCGACAATCCCGACAGCCTGCTCGACGTCACCGACCTGGTGTTCATCGACCCGCCGGGAACCGGTTTCTCCCGGCTGATCGGCAAGACCGATCCCAAGGAATTTTACGGAGTAACCGCGGACGCCAAGTCGGTCGCCGAGGTGATCCGCCGCTGGCTCAATGAAAACGGCCGGTGGAACAGCCCGAAATATCTGGGCGGCGAAAGCTATGGCACGACCCGTTCGGCAGCGGTCGTCAACCAGCTTGAAGGCTCGACCTACAATGACGTCGGGCTCAACGGGATCATTCTCATCTCGACCGTGCTCGATTTCGCCGCCGGAGCAGACACGCCCGGAAACGAGCTCAGCTACATCACCAACCTCCCGTCGATGGCAGCTGTTGCGCTCTATCATGGCAAGGCCGAGGCCCCGTCGGTCGAGCAGTTCACGCAGGAGGCACGAGCCTTCGCGATCGGCCCTTATGCGGCGGCGCTGCTCAAGGGCCAGAACCTTGGCGCGGAAGAACGCGCTTCGGTTCGCAGCCGGCTGGCGCACTTCACCGGTCTTAGCGAAGCATTCCTCGACCGAGCCGACCTTCGAGTCACCCCGGACCGTTTCTGGAAGGAGTTGCTGCGCGACCGCGGCCTCACCGTCGGCCGGCTCGACAGCCGCTACACCGGCAAGGACTATGACAGCGCTGGCGAGAATATCGACAACGACCCAAGCTTCTACGGCATCGATGCGGGCTATACCGCCGCCGTCAACGCCTGGGAACGCGACGGCCTCGGCTTCAAGACCGACCGCGAATATCAGTCGATCTCGCAGCTGATCCCGAGCTGGGACTGGAATCTGGCGGGCGGCCGCGACACCAACGCCTACCTCAACGTCACTCCCTATATCGGCAGGGCGTTGCGTGAGAATTCAGGGCTGAGGGTGTTCGTCGGCCAGGGCTATTACGACTTCGCCACGCCTTTCTTCGCGGCCGAATATGCGCTGTCGCGGACCGGCATCCCCCAGGACCGGGTCGAGTTCCATTATTATCACGCCGGACACATGATGTACGTGCGCGACGAGGACCGGGCCAAGCTGACCCGCGACATTCGCCAGTTCATCCGATCGCGCTAG
- a CDS encoding low affinity iron permease family protein: MGKETRNGNASNGNQRSWLYRLGCDASAWFSDLSAHPYAQIGVIIICIAWFALGLGADLLTAALSILAISLSQMVLNRQNEREIEAHRRDVAMHAKLDELIIAARRAHNEMAGIEDLPEEEIVQLKEQRLQLASGDQPQGIRKP, from the coding sequence ATGGGAAAAGAGACCCGGAACGGTAACGCGTCCAATGGCAATCAGCGCAGCTGGCTGTACCGGCTCGGCTGCGACGCTTCGGCCTGGTTCTCCGACCTTTCCGCTCATCCCTATGCGCAGATCGGCGTCATCATTATCTGCATTGCCTGGTTCGCGCTCGGCCTGGGCGCCGATCTCCTGACCGCTGCGCTCTCGATCCTGGCCATCTCGCTCAGCCAGATGGTGCTCAATCGCCAGAACGAGCGCGAGATCGAGGCGCATCGCCGGGACGTCGCGATGCACGCCAAGCTCGACGAGCTGATCATCGCCGCTCGCCGGGCGCATAATGAGATGGCAGGGATTGAGGATCTGCCCGAAGAAGAAATCGTCCAGCTGAAAGAGCAGCGGTTGCAGCTGGCGAGCGGCGATCAACCGCAGGGCATCCGCAAGCCCTAG
- a CDS encoding M20/M25/M40 family metallo-hydrolase, translated as MFRTLSVALAALALTPAPALAKLTPAETRMVRTVDAEQARTLAMLERWVNQNSGSLNIEGVTKVGEMLRAELEPLGFKVQWIDMRSTGRAGHIVATHMGNGRGKKLLLIGHLDTVFEPDSPFQQWKRTGNDGEGPGAGDDKGGMAVMVAALRAMRDAGTLRQANIEIVLTGDEEDSGNPIEVARADLVAAGKRADVALDFEGLAQDVGLDGLRDMGSIARRSSNSWTLTVTARSGHSSGIFTQEAGSGAIYELARIIDSFRRELPEDKLTFNVGLVGGGATTKLDEGRIRLDATGKTNIIAATAVARGDLRALSQEQFDRTQARMRAIVAKPLNGATAKIDFDRDGYPPMAPTEGNRALLGKLNLVNRDMNLPEMGELDPVKRGAGDISFVAADVDGLVGLGPASRGDHAPGETVDIASIWRQAKRAAILMSRLAAERR; from the coding sequence ATGTTCCGCACCCTATCCGTCGCGCTTGCCGCGCTCGCGCTCACGCCTGCCCCCGCCCTTGCCAAGCTGACCCCGGCCGAAACGCGGATGGTTCGCACCGTCGATGCCGAACAGGCGCGGACGCTGGCCATGCTGGAACGCTGGGTCAACCAGAACAGCGGATCGCTCAATATCGAGGGCGTAACCAAGGTCGGCGAGATGCTTCGCGCCGAGCTGGAGCCTTTGGGGTTCAAAGTGCAGTGGATCGACATGCGCTCGACCGGCCGCGCCGGGCACATCGTCGCCACCCACATGGGCAATGGTCGGGGCAAGAAGCTGCTGCTGATCGGCCACCTCGACACGGTGTTCGAGCCGGACAGCCCGTTCCAGCAATGGAAGCGCACCGGCAATGACGGCGAAGGCCCCGGCGCCGGCGACGACAAGGGCGGAATGGCGGTGATGGTGGCGGCGCTCCGCGCGATGCGCGATGCGGGAACGCTAAGACAAGCCAACATCGAGATCGTCCTGACCGGCGACGAAGAGGACAGCGGCAACCCGATCGAGGTTGCGAGGGCCGACCTGGTCGCAGCTGGAAAGCGCGCCGACGTCGCGCTCGACTTCGAAGGCCTTGCGCAAGATGTCGGCCTGGACGGATTGCGCGACATGGGGTCAATCGCCCGTCGCAGCTCGAACAGCTGGACCCTGACCGTCACCGCCCGGTCGGGCCATAGCAGCGGCATCTTCACGCAAGAAGCCGGGAGCGGCGCGATCTATGAGCTGGCGAGGATCATTGACAGCTTTCGCCGCGAGCTGCCGGAGGACAAGCTGACCTTCAACGTCGGCCTGGTCGGTGGCGGCGCGACCACCAAGCTCGACGAGGGCCGCATCCGGCTCGATGCGACCGGCAAGACCAACATTATCGCAGCAACCGCAGTTGCCCGCGGCGACCTCCGCGCGCTCTCCCAGGAGCAGTTCGACCGAACCCAGGCCAGGATGCGGGCGATCGTCGCCAAGCCATTGAATGGCGCAACGGCGAAGATCGACTTCGACCGCGACGGCTATCCGCCAATGGCTCCGACCGAGGGGAACCGCGCCCTGCTCGGCAAACTCAACCTGGTCAACCGCGATATGAACCTGCCGGAAATGGGTGAGCTCGACCCGGTCAAGCGCGGAGCGGGAGACATAAGTTTTGTCGCCGCGGACGTCGACGGGCTGGTCGGGCTCGGCCCTGCCAGCCGCGGAGATCATGCACCGGGTGAGACCGTCGACATCGCGTCCATCTGGCGCCAGGCCAAGCGCGCCGCGATCCTGATGAGCCGGCTGGCCGCCGAACGCCGCTAG